The Metarhizium brunneum chromosome 3, complete sequence DNA window AAGCACGCCCACCATCCCCCAACACAACGAGCCCGGAATGGCTCGTAGGGGAAGCCAGGATTCAACCAACGATGGCGAAGCTGGTACTACGCCAGTACAAGAACACCCAACGGCTACCTCTAGTCAGGCAGCTGCTCGGTGAAGTTGGTTTCTCAAGCGACGTTTTTCATATATCTGCATGGGGACTCGAACGTTTTAAAGGCACCAAAATAATGCCGGAGACTGCAACTACATTGCTGATGAGATTATGCTTGCACATTTTTTGTTTAATATTATGAGGCACGTGCTTGGGCGGCTTATGCTTATATACAACAGCCATGTAAGTAGGTAGGACTTTTGGGTCTCTCGGCGGTAAATAATCTGGTATTGGATCTCATGACCAACTGAGGCCTGACCCTTCAATCTAGAGAGGAGATGAGGAAGTGAAGAAAGAAACGGGACAAGTGCAGCCACAGACTGGCAAGGGACGACGGGGTAAAAAGGCGGATAGCGGGTATCAGTGAGGCTTCAAATCATCTTTAAAGCGAGCCTAGGGCGGACTTGTATGATTCAGGATAATATGCATATTGCCTGTCACTATTTTGGTGAAGGCAATCACTTGGCGTCTCTTAGATCCTTTGCGATTCGTCTTCAAGTATCGTGTGATGGATGCGTGGGCTCATGTTGCTGGAACTCTGGATGTTGCGACTCGTCGTAGTTGAGGTTTTCAAGACATTGCAAACGTGCTCTGGCCATACatctaagtacctacctaggtgcCTAGCATACATCCGTGGATAATTTTGTCTGGTGAGTCCTCTTTTCTGTtgcatacttaagtacttacttaggtacctaggtagtactcggtacctCGGAGGACactcggccatggtgttgtgCCCCgtactacttaagtaggtagcTGTTTTAACTTTGTCCCGTACGGGTATGAACTGGGAGAAATGCTGCTTATCAATCAACAGCATCAGCAACGggcatactccgtacttaagCATGGTGGGCTCATGCTGGGGTAGTCACGTGGTTGGCGTCATCACTGAGGCTTGCAGCCGCAACCGCACCCGCACCCGCATCAGAGCATGGCGTCCCTCTCTTGCATCATCCATTAccttttttccctttgaGCCGAAGACTGTGTGTGTTTTGACCAATTATCCTCAATTGAACCGACACAACCACGCCGTCATCGGATATGTTTGCTCGATCTGCTTTCCGCGTGGCCCAGCCACTGAAGACTGTACGTGTGCAAATTGCGTCTGGCTTCTGGTTCCGGAGATTCCACTAGGACACCCAAAGCTGGCAAGGCTGGTTATGGCATGGTTACTAACGGGTAGTTTTCAGCAAGCTCGCCGATATGCGACTGAGACACCATCCAAGGGAGGATCCAACGCCTTTTTCTACGCTGCGGGTGCTGCTGCTATCGCCGGAGCTGGATACTACTACTTGGGCGGAAGCACCCCCGTGGCCGCCAAGGTGAAGGAGGCTGTTCCTGCTAAGCCTGCTTTTACCGGCGGCGATCAGGGATTCCTTTCTCTGAAGCTGGCCGATGTTGATATTGTCAACCACAACACCAAGCGTCTTCGTTTTGAGCTCCCTGAGGGTGACATGGTCTCTGGTCTCCATATTGCCAgtgccatcttgaccaaGTTCAAGGGCCCCAACGACGAGAAGGCCACGCTCCGACCTTATACTCCCATCAGCGACGAAGGTATAACAGAGACGCCCCATCTTCTGCCGGCATTGCAATCATGACATGCTAACGCCCTTGACTTTTTGATGTAGGAGAGAAGGGCCACATTGATCTCTTGGTCAAGAAATATCCCGACGGCCCCATGAGCACTCACCTCCACGACCTGGTTCCTGGTCAGCGCCTTGACTTCAAGGGCCCTCTGCCCAAATACTCCTGGTCCGAGAACAAGCATGACCACATTGCGCTCATTGCTGGCGGCACTGGCATCACCCCGATGTACCAGCTCTGCCGAGCCATCTTCAACAACTCCaacgacaagaccaaggttACTCTTGTTTTCGGCAATGTGACCGAGGAGGACATTCTTCTCCGCCGCGAGCTTGCCGAGCTCGAGAATACCTACCCCCAACGATTCCGTGCCTTTTACGTCCTGGACAAGGCCCCCAAGGACTGGCAAGGCAATACTGGGTACATCTCCAAGGAGTTGCTCAAGACGGTGCTGCCCGAGCCCAAGGAGGAGAACATCAAGGTGTTTGTCTGTGGACCCCCGGGTCTGATGAAGGCCATCTCTGGCCCCAAGGTCAGCCCCAAGGACCAGGGTGAGCTCTCTGGCTCTCTGAAGGATCTTGGCTACTCCCAGGAGCAGGTCTACAAGTTTTAAAAAGAGGATGCTTCGAGACTGGAACTGCCCCATCCCCCGCTGTACGATAGgaaattataaattatagaTGCAAGGCAACAAGACATAGACTTTTTATCCAGTCGCGCAGCGTCCTGGCTGGCGGCATCTATGCATATTATTCGGCCCGTGAAGACATCTTGTTCCTTGCATGATGCTGTCGAGATTGCAGCCCACTAGGCAAAGAGACGAAGCTATGCTGGCCGTCTCTCCCGACTACATCCTAAGAGGCTGTCTATTCCGGACGATGGAGGCACTTGGCCTCTGCAAACTTTGGATCCAAGCCTCTGCCGGCGGTAGATTTGCAGCATTCCTGTGCCCGGTGGCATTGCGCCTACTGCCTCGTTGAGTCGTTGTTCCAAGCAGAGCGAGTTGGGCGACGAGCATATTCCCGGTTATCCCTCGGGATGGTCGTCGCGATCCGCCTCATCCAGCTcttgttggccgtggccattCTTGGCCCGTCGGCATACACCCATCTCTGCAACCCGGACCGCGGCCGTCACCAACGGCCTGGGCCTCTTCACGATGCGCCGGAATTTCCCAGGCTCTTTTGAATGGAAGTGCTAACGCAACCTTTTTTGCTCACATCCCCTAGGCCCTCGTgaccgtcgtcgtcaacatCTGGCTTGTCTGCGCGCACACCTGCTCGCCCCGCGCGTACAACTACTGGGCCGCCCTCTTCTTCGACCTCTACCTGTACCTCTTCGGGCTAACATTACCACCTTCTCGCTCGGCGCCACCTGGACTGGCCTCAtctttgccgccgacacGGTCCGCCGCTCCCTGCGGTCCTCGTACGGCTTCTGCGACAACTACAAGGTCTTTGGCGGCGTGGTCGCGGGCATCGCCCGTCTCGGCGCCATCGAGTTGTACGTATTGGCAACATAGCCTTGGTCTCGTGTAGTTCTTGCTGACACTCCCCTCCTCTTTTTTTAAGTAGCCTGCTGTTCTTCATCGCGTGGGTGACAGATGCCGTCGTCAGCTACCGGCACCGTCggggcggcggccgcgcgCGGGCCCGTCGTGTGGCGGCTGCCGGGTCCGGGACGGCGCCGTACCAGCTCCAGATGCAGCGGCGGACATTCTATCCGAAGGCACAGCATTGGGCTCCAGCATACGGGCAACACCTTCGTCCAGACGCAtgcgcctcctcctcccggGGTCTATCCCGCGCCcgcgcctcctcctcaccagcTTGCGGCTCCTTGCCACCCGACCTACTGAGTTGACCGGCGCGACGGGGCAATACATGTGCAGGTAGGTAGTTGGAATTGAAGGGAAAGGGGGGCTGTAATAAGTACCAAGCATGTCGGCTTGTtacaacaaaaaaagaacaggTTGCAACGCAACTCTTCCTAATTTTAATTTcaaataataatttaatttagAGATAATCATAGCAACCCGACGTGCTGGCCAGTCAGGCATGTATGGAGCGGAGGCGTCCGCATATATGCTGCTATTAGTTTACACGGTAGACATGAATGTAATTTGTAAAACTATTCGCTATCCAAGGTCGCCACTCCTATTGGATTCTCAAATTCATGTCCCGCGCCCACGAGCTGCCATTATATGCTCTCCGCGGCCTTGTTAACACACCGATCAATGATGCCCGCCCACTTGAGACCATTGATGTAGTCCTTGGCATCAATGCTCTCTACCAGACCGGGGTACACGGCTATCATTAAATTAGCAGGTCGAATCAGCTAACAAACTGCACACGAGAAACTACTTACCTCCAGAGTAACCGGTCCACAGGCCAGGGGCAAACACTACATGCTTGAACCAACTGCGCTTGTCGAGACCGCCTTCAAACAAGAAGTGCCTCTCAAAGAACTTGTACTGTACATTGACCTTGGCAATGGTGGTCCACAGCTTGATCTTGCCGATGATATTCCACCACGGAATACCATCTCTCAACTTCTTATTTGCCCATGCAGCGCGTTCGTCTAGCCCGACGGCTTTTGTGCGCAGCTTGCTTAGCGACGCACGTATCTTCCTGAGGCTGGCTTCAAACGCATCAGCGCTGCCTTTGGCGTCCTTGGAGAGCGCAGCTCCTCGCATTGCGAACATGGCCTCGTCCGTGGCTGGGTCCTCATTGCTTTTGAGCTTGGCTTCTACCTGGTCGAGATATGCACCTAGGGCATCAGCGTACTCGGTGGCGCCAAAGGGAATCACAATGGTATCAGCCAGCTCGGACAGCAGGACGCCGAGGACTCTGGACATGGCCAGATGATACTTGAAGCCGGGGTCGCCGTATTCATGCATCCAGTGGAAACTGTCGTAGTTGCTGTGATAGTGGTAGACGGGACCATTGGAGCCGGCTTTGAAGCCCATATCAATGGAAGGGACTCCCGCAAAGTCTTGGAATGCAGTAAAGTCACTGCCG harbors:
- the mcr1 gene encoding NADH-cytochrome b5 reductase 2, whose product is MFARSAFRVAQPLKTQARRYATETPSKGGSNAFFYAAGAAAIAGAGYYYLGGSTPVAAKVKEAVPAKPAFTGGDQGFLSLKLADVDIVNHNTKRLRFELPEGDMVSGLHIASAILTKFKGPNDEKATLRPYTPISDEGEKGHIDLLVKKYPDGPMSTHLHDLVPGQRLDFKGPLPKYSWSENKHDHIALIAGGTGITPMYQLCRAIFNNSNDKTKVTLVFGNVTEEDILLRRELAELENTYPQRFRAFYVLDKAPKDWQGNTGYISKELLKTVLPEPKEENIKVFVCGPPGLMKAISGPKVSPKDQGELSGSLKDLGYSQEQVYKF